In Granulicatella elegans, one genomic interval encodes:
- a CDS encoding ABC transporter substrate-binding protein — MKRLMMFIGAILVASLGLFLFRKNFETATAGSLDTIIVYNWGDYIDPSLITQFEEETGYKVIYETFDSNEAMYTKIKQGGTNYDVAIPSEYAIHKMLKEDLLVPLDYSKIEGIEHLDGKFLNKSFDPNNRYSIPYFWGTLGIIYNTKNIAEGEITKWSDLWKEDYKDSILFIDGAREMMGIALQTQGYSLNEKDPEVVKEAGKFLKTLMPNAKAIIADEMKTYMAQGEASIGVSFSGEAAKMLEKNEDLAYVLPKEGTNLWFDNIVIPKTAKNYDGAYRFISFLLRPDVAAKNAEYVGYSTPNKDALELLPEEVTNNETFYPTDEQMEHMEVYENLGSELLGLYNDLFLEAKIFRN; from the coding sequence ATGAAGCGATTAATGATGTTTATTGGAGCAATTTTAGTCGCAAGTTTGGGATTGTTTCTTTTTAGAAAAAATTTTGAAACAGCTACTGCCGGTAGCCTTGATACGATTATTGTTTACAACTGGGGAGATTATATTGATCCTAGTTTAATTACTCAGTTTGAAGAAGAAACAGGTTATAAAGTAATTTATGAAACATTTGATTCAAATGAAGCGATGTATACAAAAATCAAACAAGGTGGTACAAATTATGATGTGGCGATTCCAAGTGAATATGCCATTCATAAAATGTTAAAAGAAGATTTATTAGTGCCACTAGATTATTCTAAAATTGAAGGAATCGAACATTTAGATGGAAAATTCTTGAATAAGAGTTTTGATCCAAATAATCGTTATAGTATTCCTTATTTCTGGGGAACTTTAGGAATTATTTATAATACTAAAAATATTGCTGAAGGTGAAATTACGAAATGGTCTGATTTATGGAAAGAAGACTACAAAGATTCCATTTTATTTATTGATGGAGCTAGAGAAATGATGGGAATTGCGCTTCAAACACAAGGGTATTCTTTGAACGAAAAGGATCCTGAAGTTGTAAAAGAAGCTGGTAAATTCTTGAAAACATTAATGCCAAATGCTAAAGCGATTATTGCGGATGAAATGAAGACGTATATGGCGCAAGGGGAAGCTTCCATTGGCGTTTCATTCTCTGGGGAAGCTGCGAAAATGTTGGAGAAAAATGAAGACTTAGCGTATGTCTTACCGAAAGAGGGAACGAACTTATGGTTTGATAATATTGTCATTCCAAAAACGGCCAAAAACTATGATGGTGCGTATCGCTTTATTTCCTTTTTATTGAGACCAGATGTGGCTGCTAAAAATGCAGAATATGTTGGGTATTCAACTCCGAATAAGGATGCGTTAGAGTTGTTACCAGAAGAGGTAACGAATAATGAGACTTTTTATCCTACGGATGAGCAGATGGAGCATATGGAAGTGTATGAGAATCTAGGTTCTGAGTTGTTAGGGTTGTATAATGACCTGTTCTTGGAGGCTAAGATTTTCCGAAACTAA
- a CDS encoding ABC transporter permease: MKLEKNHWLSNAYLVFVFAVLYAPIFYLIYYSFNSGGGMNDFQSFTLEHYQAVLGDTRLIGIVIDTLILALLSALCATIIGTLGAIMIDFIRSNRRKQFVLGMNNILLVSPDVIIGASLLILFTFIGFKLGFWSVLLSHIAFNIPIVVLMVLPKLTEMNRSMITAARDLGATSSQVLTRIILPSITPGILSGFFMAFTYSLDDFAVTFFVTGNGFSTIAVEIYSRARQGISLQINALSTLMFLFSLVLVIGYYFIQQYQAKRLNQKNDENDLVKGVAL; the protein is encoded by the coding sequence ATGAAATTAGAAAAAAATCATTGGTTATCAAATGCTTATTTAGTATTTGTGTTTGCAGTACTATATGCTCCAATTTTCTATTTGATTTATTATTCATTCAATAGTGGTGGAGGAATGAACGATTTCCAATCGTTTACTTTAGAACATTATCAAGCGGTTCTTGGAGATACTAGATTAATTGGAATCGTTATTGATACTTTAATTTTAGCCTTATTATCTGCACTATGTGCAACGATTATTGGAACTCTCGGAGCAATTATGATTGATTTTATTCGTTCAAATAGAAGAAAGCAATTTGTGCTTGGGATGAATAATATTTTATTAGTTTCTCCAGACGTTATTATCGGGGCAAGTTTATTAATTTTATTTACCTTTATTGGATTTAAATTAGGATTTTGGTCTGTACTACTTTCGCATATTGCGTTTAATATTCCAATTGTTGTATTAATGGTTTTACCAAAATTAACAGAAATGAATCGTTCAATGATTACTGCGGCACGTGACTTAGGTGCAACAAGTTCGCAAGTGTTAACACGAATTATTTTACCATCGATTACACCTGGAATTTTGAGTGGATTTTTTATGGCGTTTACGTATTCATTAGATGATTTTGCGGTAACGTTCTTCGTAACAGGTAATGGATTCTCAACAATTGCGGTTGAAATTTATTCAAGAGCCCGTCAAGGAATTAGTTTACAAATTAATGCATTAAGTACTTTAATGTTCTTGTTCTCATTAGTGTTAGTGATTGGATATTATTTCATTCAACAATATCAAGCAAAACGTTTAAATCAAAAAAATGATGAGAATGATTTAGTGAAGGGGGTAGCGTTATGA
- a CDS encoding ABC transporter permease — protein sequence MSKNSRMCFSIPYLLWLALFVVAPLAMIFYKSFFDINNQLTIGNYTNYFSSGNYLEMTFNSVWYAFLVTLVTLVVSYPTAYFLSKTKHKNLWLLLIILPTWVNLLLKAYAFIGIFSQTGTVNQFLSLFGIAPKEFLFTDFSFLTVAAYIELPFMILPIFNAVEELPSSLIAASRDLGATPWQTLKNVVIPLTMSGVRSGVQAVFIPSLSLFMLTRLIGGNRVITLGTAVEQHFLVTQNWGMGSTIGVVLIVAMIVLMFVTRDRRHGGEA from the coding sequence ATGAGTAAAAATTCTCGCATGTGCTTTTCCATTCCATATCTGTTATGGTTGGCATTATTTGTAGTAGCGCCTTTGGCGATGATTTTCTATAAGTCATTTTTTGATATTAATAATCAATTAACGATTGGAAACTATACGAATTATTTTTCTTCTGGTAATTATTTAGAAATGACATTTAACTCAGTGTGGTATGCCTTTTTAGTAACATTAGTGACTTTAGTCGTGAGTTATCCAACAGCTTACTTTTTAAGTAAAACTAAACATAAAAATTTATGGCTATTATTAATCATCTTACCGACTTGGGTCAATTTATTATTAAAAGCTTATGCTTTTATTGGAATTTTTAGCCAAACGGGTACTGTCAATCAATTTTTATCATTATTTGGAATTGCGCCAAAAGAATTTCTATTTACGGATTTTAGTTTCTTAACAGTAGCTGCTTATATTGAGTTACCATTTATGATTTTACCAATTTTCAATGCAGTAGAAGAATTGCCAAGTTCGCTAATTGCAGCAAGTCGAGATCTTGGTGCGACTCCATGGCAAACATTAAAAAATGTTGTCATTCCATTAACAATGAGTGGTGTTAGAAGTGGCGTTCAAGCAGTATTTATTCCCTCACTATCACTATTCATGTTAACTCGTTTAATTGGAGGAAATCGTGTGATTACATTAGGAACTGCTGTAGAGCAACATTTCTTAGTGACACAAAACTGGGGAATGGGTTCAACAATTGGGGTTGTCTTAATTGTGGCGATGATTGTCTTAATGTTTGTCACACGAGATCGTAGACATGGAGGAGAAGCATAA